The genomic region CTGCGCTTGGATCAAGCCGTGCGCAGCAGCGGTGTGTTCGATCTGGTGGATCAGTTTCAGCGTCCCAGGGGGGGCAGTTATTCCCTCTGGCGCCGCAGCACGATGCACCCCATTTCAGAACCATCCTTTGCGGATCGCTTTCCTGATCTAGCCGCCGGGCTGGCCGCAGGGCCGGTGGGGCTGGATCCAGTGTTCGCAGCGGTCGGGCAGGAGCACATGCTCGATGGCCATTTCAGCTATCGAGACCCGGTGCGCTCAGAGGCCCTGGAAGCATTGGCCCAGGATCCGCAGGCGATTCGACCGCGCTGGACCCTGGCGCTGCTGGCGGTACTTGAGAACCGACCGGCGCAGGCTTCAGAGCAGTTCGAGCAATTGCAAGGCCTGTTGCCCGACAACCCTTGGCCGGCGGCTTACCGCAGCGTGGTCAACCTGGCGGGCTGGAATCCCTGGCAGGCCGCAGCAGCTGCAGACGGGGCGACCATCTCGAACCCAGTGCTCGTGTCCTTGGGGGATCTCAGCGGGGTCCTGTCGGGTGCCGTTTGGCGCATCCCCGCCGCCATGACGTCTGTTCCTGCGGCCGTCACGGCCGTGGAGGAGGCGCTGGAGCCCCCCTCGAATCAAGAGCAGGATCAGGAGCAGGCTTCCAGCTGATCCATCCGCAGCCACACATCGGGTACCGGGCGATTCCAACGCACCTGGCCGTACTCCCCCTTGACCAGCAGCAGCTCACCGGGGCCTTCAAAGATGTACGCGGGTGCCGTGGGGTCGCTGGCAGCCGCTTCAAGGCTGGCGCTGTAGGCGGCCTTGTTCACCCTGACCAAAGCACCTTTCCGCAACGCAGCAGGCTTGGCCTTGGCGGGAGCAGCGGCGTCGGATTCGGCCATGACAAGAAATGGTGATGGCCCCAGGCTAAAACCAATCGCCGACGAACCCCTTAGCCTCCCAGCCGCCCCACCCTCGCTTTCATGCGTCTGCTGCTGTTCGGCTGCACTGGTTTCGTTGGCCGTGAGCTTCTGCCACTTCTGCTCCAGGCCGGCCATCAGCTCACCGTGGTCAGCCGTCGGCTGGCCCGTGGTTACAACACTGAACGGGCGGACGGGCGACTGATCTGGATGCAGCTCGACCCCTCCAGCAGCAGCACCTGGGCCGATGATGGGCTCCTGGAGGCCTTGAAGCAGGCAGATGCGGTGGTCAACCTGGCGGGGGAACCGATTGCTGAGAAGCGTTGGACTCCAGCTCATCGGCAGTTGCTGGAGACCAGCCGTCTGCAGACGACCTCGCAGCTGGTGAAGGCGATCGAGGCCTGTTCAACCCCGCCGAAGGTGCTGGTGAACGCTTCGGCGATCGGTTTCTACGGCTCCAGCCTGGAGCAGCGTTTTCTCGAATCGAGCAAACCCGGCAACGACTTTCTCGCCAGTTTGTGTCAGCGCTGGGAGGCGGCTGCCGCGGCAGTTCCCTCTTCGGTGCGGCAGGTCACCCTGCGGATCGGCATCGTGCTGGCCGCCGACGGCGGCGCGCTCGGAAAAATGCTTCCGGTGTTTCGTACGGGTTTTGGCGGTCCGATCGGCAGTGGCCGTCAGTGGATGAGTTGGATCCACCGCAGTGACCTTTGCTCTCTGATCCTTCAATCCCTCACGGACGAGAGCTGGAGTGGCGTGATCAATGCCGTTGCTCCCGAGCCGGTGTCGATGGCGGCCTTCAGCAAGCAGCTGGGACGCAGCCTGGGACGCCCCAGCCTGCTTCCGGTCCCTGGACCGGTGCTCCAGGTGCTCCTGGGGGATGGCGCCAAGGTGGTGCTGGAGGGCCAGCAGGTCGCTTCGGAGCGGCTGGACACCATGAACTTCAGCTTCCGTTACCCCGATCTGGCTTCAGCACTCGCCGCTGCCACCAGCTGAAGATGCCGCTCACCACGGCCGCCATGATCAGCAGGCTGATGGCCGGTGCGAAGAGGGGTTGCCACAGCACCTGAACCCGGTCCATGAGCCAGTCATCTCCTTGGCTTTGGCGCACCACAGCCACTGCAAAGACTCCCGCTCCGACAAATACGAGCAGCACGTTCACCATCAGCAGGCGGTCCAGCCAGCGTTTCCAGGCCGGTTCTGAAGGGGCACTCATGGCAGCAGTGCACTGATGGCTGCCGTCATTCTCGGGCCTCCACCCGCCTCTCCAAGGCGTCGTTTTGCTTCCACTCGGCATTGCTTCTGGAAGCTTGGATCCCTTCGGAAGCGATCCAGCAGCGCCAAGGCCAACTCTGCTGTGGCCTTGAGGGCCTCACGGCTGCCGCTCTCCCCGGGGGCGCAGAACACGGTGGGGCCCAGCAGGCGCCGCTGGGCTTCTGCGAACGCCGCGGTGAATTGCGGCCCCTGGCCTGGCACCTGCAGCACCGGTTTGGCCAGTCCAACGGCCTGCTCGATGGCGGTGCCCGCCATACCGATCATCAGATCGCTGTTCTGCAGCACGGCATTGAACGCCCCGCGGCGCACGTTGATCGACACGGATCCATCGCGATGCAGCACGCCATTCATCAACCGCCAGCCGACCCTGTTGCTCAGTCGCTGCAGGCTGACGTCATCCAGACTGGGCACCAAGGCCAGATCCACGCTGCAGGGTGGTGTGTTGGGCAGCAGCTCCATCAGCTGCAGCAGCAGCTGCAGGTTCTGCTCCAGTTCCGGTCGGCGGCTGCCGGGCAACAGACCGATGCGCTGACCGCTGGCTGTCGCTGTGGCTGCCCCTGTCAGCACTGAATCCATGAATGGATTGCCCAGGAAGGTCACCGGCCGATGCAGTTGGTGACTGAGATCCTCAGCGGTGCGTTGATCGCGGCTGTAAACGGCTTTGAACCGTTTGCTTTTCAGCAGAGCGGCGCAGGGCCAGGGCAGGCGCAGCTGCCCTTCGTAGTGGCTGGAGTAGGCCACTAGGTAGGTCGCAACGGGGCGGTGACTGAGCCATGCAGCGATAACGGGAATCACATCTCCCACCACCAGGATCAGATCAAAGCGCTGCCGGTGACGCAGCAGACGCATCAGGCGTCTGAGCAGATACAGCACCTGCCCCTGCAGCAGTTCTGTCAGGCGACCCTGAAGGCTGGTGTAGCCGATGCCGCCGGTGCTGAATTCATGGCTGCGTCCCAGCAGCGGCACGTGGGCCTTGCGGTAGGCGCTGCCGAGTCCCGCCAGGGGGAGCGCCTGCACGCTGTGCCCTTGCTGCTGAAGGTCTTGGGCTAGCAGGGCGCCGGAGAGGTCTTCGCCGTGGCCATTGCTCAGCAGAAGGATGCGTGCCATTGAAGGGTTCTCTCTCACCACATCCAGGTGCTCGGATCAGGAATGCCGTTGGTGCGCTGGGACGGCAGTCGGGTGATGGTCCAGGTGGCTGTCATGCAGGGGCTGTCATCCAGGGGCTGTCATGCAGGGGCTGTCATGCAGGTAGTGCGCGTGACAGGACTTTTGGAGGGCGGGTTGTTGAAATCAGAGCTCAAGCCAGGCTTTCACTTTCTCGAGAGCCTTCCAGCCTGGTTTGCGCTCGAGGCCATCGGCGATTGAGGCCTTGAGTTCGCTGGACACCTCCGGGGCAAGGGTCATCACTTGCTGCACCACCTGGATGTGGTCCCGCACGCCCTTGGATTGCGTCTCCAGCAACGCCAGGCTCAAATTGATCCTGGCCTGGGGGTCCTGGCCGTTGAGCTTCACGGCGAAGCGTGCTGATCGCAGCGCTTCCTCCGGCTGATCGCAGAGCAGCTGCAGCCAGGCCAGACAGGTCCACCCAGCCGACTGGCGGGGGGCAGCTTCAACGATGTGGGCGAAATCAGGCAGCACCTCATCGGCAGCAGCGCCGCTCTGGTATCGGGCCATGGCCTGCTCAAACAGGCTGTCCTGGGAAGTCTCCATCAACGGGGAGAGGGCAGTGATCTCCTCTCAGAGTCCCACGTGGCTTCGCTCACACCGCAAAGGAACTGCCGCAGCCACAGGTCTGGCTGGCGTTGGGGTTGGTGAAGTTGAAGCCGCCACCAATCAGGGCTGTGCTGAAGTCCAGCTGCATTCCATAGATGTAGAGCAGGCTTTTCGGATCGCAGATCACCCGGAAGTTCTGGCCATCCGCGGCCATGTACTCGTAGGTCTCGTCATCGTTGAGGGTGTCTGAGGCAGGCACGAAATCCATCGTGTAGCTCATGCCGCTGCAGCCCCCGGAACGGACGCCGACGCGCAGCACCTGGTTGTCACCCTGTTCGCCACACAGCTTCGCCAACTGCTGCATCGCCGGTTCCGTGATCAGGATGCCCTTGCCGTCTTTGGCGGTATGGGCCGGCGCAGTATCGGGGGTTGAAGTCATGGTCGACGCAGACTCGTGCTCTCACTCTATGAACGCTCATACATAGAGTCGCCATAGTTGTCCAGATCTTGTGCGGGTCGCGATCGTTGGTTCCGGCCTCGCCGGCCTCTCCGCTGCTGTTGACCTCGTGGATGCAGGCCATGAGGTGAATCTCTACGAAGCCCGTCCGTTCATGGGCGGCAAAGTGGGCAGCTGGGTGGATGAGGGCGGTAACCACATTGAGATGGGGTTGCACGTTTTCTTCTTCAACTACGCCAACCTCTTCGCCTTGATGCGAAAGGTTGGGGCATTCGAGAACCTGTTGCCCAAGCAACACACGCACCTGTTCGTGAACAAGGGTGGTGATCTGCGGGAGCTGGATTTCCGCTTCCCCATCGGTGCGCCGTTCAATGGCCTCAAGGCCTTCTTCACCACGCCGCAGCTGAGCTGGATCGACAAGCTACGCAATGCCTTGGCCCTGGGCACCAGCCCGATCGTGCGTGGTTTGGTGGATTACGAGGGAGCGATGCGCACCATTCGTGCCCTCGACTCCGTCAGCTTCCAGGATTGGTTTGTGGGCCATGGCGGCAGCCCAGAAAGCATCCGGCGGATGTGGAACCCTGTCGCCTACGCCCTTGGTTTCATCGACTGCGAGGCCATCTCCGCTCGCTGCATGCTGACCATCTTCATGATGTTTGCTGCCAAGACAGAGGCCTCCAAGCTCAACCTGCTGAAGGGATCCCCCCACCGCTGGCTCACCGGGCCGATCTTTGACTACATCCAGCAGCGTGGCGGCAAGCTGCATCTGCGCCACCGGGTGAAGCAGGTGGAATTCAGCGAGGGCGAGGTGCCCGAGATCACTGGCCTCCAGCTCGGAACGCCTGAGGGAGACATTCGCGTTGAGGCCGATGCCTATCTGGCTGCCTGTGACGTGCCGGGGATTCAGAAGTTGTTGCCCGAAGCTTGGAACCGTTACCCGCAGTTCGAGGCGATTCATCAGCTGGAGGCCGTGCCGGTGGCCACGGTTCAGCTCCGTTACGACGGCTGGGTGACCGAGCTGGGGGATGCCCAGGAGGCCCAGCGTCGGGATGTGGCGACTCCCACAGGTCTGAACAATCTTCTGTACACCGCCGATGCCGACTTCAGCTGCTTCGCTGATCTGGCTCTGGCGAGCCCGGAGGACTACCGCAAGGAGGGTGAAGGATCCCTGCTGCAATGCGTGCTGACTCCTGGTGATCCCTGGATTCCCAAGTCGGTCGACGAGATCGTGGCCCACACCGACCGTCAGGTGCGGGAGTTATTTCCATCAGCCCGCAACCTCAAGCTCACCTGGAGCAACGTGGTGAAGCTGGCCCAGTCGTTGTACCGGGAAGCCCCGGGCATGGAGCCCTACCGCCCCGAGCAGCGCACACCGATCTCTAATTTCTTCCTTGCCGGCAGCTACACCCGCCAGGACTATATCGATTCGATGGAGGGGGCCACGATGAGCGGCCATCTGGCGGCGGCGGCCATTCTCGATCGGCCTGTGAAGCTGGCCACCAACGCGGCGGTGGCCTGATGGGACGTTGGCTCGAACACACGGTCACCACCGAGGTGCAGGCACCGGCCGCCAAGGTCTGGGAGGTCTGGAGTGATCTCGAGGCGATGCCTCGCTGGATGCGTTGGATTGAGTCGGTCAAGCCCCTGGAGGATCCCGATCTCACCGATTGGACCCTGGCGGCCCAGGGGTTTCGCTTCAGCTGGAAAGCCCGGATCACGCAGCGGGTTGAAGCCCAGCAACTGCATTGGCAATCCGTGGGCGGATTGCCCACAAAGGGCGCGGTGCGCTTCTATCCCGAAGCCGACGACCGCACGGTGGTCAAATTGAGCGTGGCCTACGAATTGCCGCGGGTCTTGGCACCGTTAATGGAACCCAGCATCCTGGGGGGCATCGTGACCAAGGAGCTTCAGGCCAATCTTGACCGTTTCCGTGACCTGGTGGAAGCAGGCGGCTGAGCGCTGGCTTCTTCCCGTTGTTGTGTTGGTGTCCGTGGCCGGCTGTGGTGGTGAAACGCCAACGGCCACAGCATTGCCATCAGCTCCAGTGCAGCCTGTGCCCTCGCCCGAAGCGTCTGCTCCCGCAGCTCTAGCTATCGGCCTGACCCCATTGCCCTCGGCCGAGGAGGTGCAGCAGGCTGCCCCCGGGGGACGGGTCGATCCTTTCGGTCCACTGTCCGGTGCGGATGGTGCGGATGTTCAGGACGGCACGTCCGTCATCACCCCGACAGTGACGGGAGTTCTGATGGTGGGCAACCAGAAACGAGCCATGGTGACCACCGCCAGCGGCAGCGGTGTGATCTGTGTGGGTGCCGATGGCCGCTGCGAGGATGACGCTCCGCTGGTTCTGCCGACGGGATGGTCGGTGCTCAGCATCGATATGGCGAGCGGCTGCATCCGCCTGTCGCTGAACGACGAACCTCAGGACTTCTGCATCGCCTGAGCACAGGCCTCGGCCAGTCCCTCGAGATCGTGGGGGTCGGCTTCGGAATCCACCCGCCCGAAGCATTGCCGGCAGCTGCGACTGGTCTGGGGGCCGATCGAAATCACTTTCACCCCCTCCAGTCGTTTGGCCCAGCCTGGGCCGAAGCGTTGCTCCAGTAGCTGAGCTGTGTGCTCCGCCGTCTTGCCGCTGCTGAAGGCGATGGCATCGACGCTGCCCTCGTCCAAGGCGGCTGCTGTTGGGTCCGGCATCGAGGAGGGGCATCCGGATTCGTAGGCCGCTACCTCCACCACCCGCACTCCAGCCTCGCCGAAGGCATCCGCCAGCAGGGTGCGACCACCGCTTTGCACTCGTGGCAACAGCATCTTGAGGCCCCAGCCCGACACCGGGAAGTGATCGATCAAGCTGTCGGCCACGAAGCTCGGGGGCACAAAATCCGCCGCAGCCCCGAGGTTCTCCAGCACTTGCGCCGTCTTGCGGCCCACCGCCGCAATCTTGAGGCTGGCGGGGCGCCGGGCTAGGCAACGGCCCATACGCTGCAGCCTCTGCTCCACGGCCTGCACGCCATTGGCACTAGAGAACACCAGCCAGTGAAAGCTCTCTAGCTCCTCAAGGGCGTCATCCAGGGGGCCCCAGTGGTCGGGCGGTCCGATCACCAGGGCCGGAAGATCCAGTACCGTGGCACCTCGCTGCTCCAGCAGCTGACGCGCTGCTCCCTGCTGGTCGGCCGCGCGGGTGACGATCACCGTTCGGCTCTTCAAGGGATGGCTCAAGCGACAGCCTCCCCGTTCAGCTTCACGACCCCCTGCACTTTCTCCCGGAGCTGGTCGGCCGCGTCGGACTGCCCCTGCGCCTGAAGCAGGCTGATGGCGCGGATGAAGCTGCTGCGGGCGGCATCGATGTTGCCGCCCAGCAATTGCGCCACCGCGTTGTTCTGATGGCATGCGGCGTTGTTGGGATCCAGGGCGAGGGCGCGCCCGTAGGCCTCGAGGGCCGCGGCGAGATCACCGCGTCGCCGTTGCATCAGCCCCAGGTTGTACCAGGCCAGGGCTACTTCCGGGGCCCGCTGGGCGGCTGTGTGGGTGAGGCTGATGGCTTCCTCAAGGTCGCCCTGTTCCATCAGTCGGGCCGCCAGGTTGAGTCGGGCCCCCAGACTCACCCGGGTGTCGAGGGGAATCTCCAGGGCTTGCCGGTAGCAGCGCACCGCTTGGGCGGGATCGCTGGGGGTCAGGGCCAATCCCAGGTGCAGCAGCAGCTCATAGCGTTCTGCACTGGCCGCATCGCATTGCTTCAGGCCGCTTTGCAGCAGGGGGATGGCTTGGTCGGTCTTGCCTTCACTGATCAACAGACCCCCGAGCTTGGCGCTGGCGTAAGGATCACCGGGGCGGTCCCGCAGGTCGTCTTCCATGGCCTGCCTCAGGCGATCCGCCTTGTCGCTGCCCTCCAGCAGCTCCGGTCGGTAGCCGTCGTGGAGGATCGAAGGTTCACTGCAATCGGCGATGCGCCAGTGGGGTTCGGTCTCCAGCAGGGCGCGAACGCTGTCGTCGATCATCGAGTGATATGGCCGACTCCAATGAATTGAGGGGTGGCGGCGGAACAGGCGACTGACGCTCGAATAGGGCGCCATGGCGGCTCCCACCTCGTAGCGCAGCAGGTTGATTACCAGCACATCGGGCTGGGCCATCAGAGCCTTCAGGGCGGGGATGGCCTCGGGGCGCAGCTGTTCATCGGCGTCCAGCACCAGCACCCAGTCACCGTTGAGAAACTCCATGGCCTGGTTACGGGCCGGGGCGAAGTCCCCAGGCCAGGTGATGTGTTCCACCCGGGCTCCGGCGGCTTCGGCAATGGCCACCGTGGCATCGCTGGAGCCGGTGTCGACCACCACCAGCTCGTCGGCAAAGCCCTGCACGGAGCGCAGACACTCCCCGAGACGCGCCTCTTCATCGCGCACGATCATCGAGAGGCTGAGCATGGCCGGCCGGCTGGAAGTTGGCGAGAGGTTAGATGCGGTTGGCCCGTGCGGTTGATTGGATGTGGTCAGTCGGTGAATGCACCGCCTCCGCCAGCCGGTGAACTGGTGGGAAACAGCTCGGTGAGCACCTGGCGCTGGGCCTCCTGCATCTGGCCAGCGGAATAGGCGGCCGGGCAACCGCTGGGCAGAATGGCCTGAAGGCTCTCCCAGAGGTAGGGGCTGCCGTAGATCACGACCCCGGCCAGTCGGTTGAGGGCGACCAGTTGTTGGATGGCTGCAGCCCAGGGCTCCTGCGCGTCCCGCCCAGCGCGGAAGGGGTTGCCCCGCAGGAACAGCTGCAGCAGCACCGCTCCGTCACCGAGGCGGTCCAGAGCAAGGGGTGCCTCCGGCTGGCCGCTCCAGGGCGAAAGGCCTTCTCCATGCAGCACCACCGAGCGAAATCCTTTGGTTTCCGGAATGCGCAGGGCCGGTGACCAGCCGCTGAGGGCGGCTGCGCCGGGTAACAGTGAATCCACCCGCACCAGGTTGATCCCTGCGTCAGCCCGCACCACTGCATCGCAGAAGGTGAGGCTGTGGCGCACCAGCTCCGCTTCCAGGGCCTGGTCGGCTGCCGTGACAATCGGCCCTGAAGGGGCGCTGATTGGGATTGATTGCAGAGCATGGGCACGGCGCTGACGGCTCTCCTCCAACCGCTCGAGGGGCAGTCGTCCGCTGTTGAAGCCAGCGCAGAGGCCATCAATGGCGGCATCGGCATCCGCCGGCATCAGGATCAGGTCGGCTCCGGCTTCAAAGGCCAGGACAGCCGCTTCTGCTGCGCCATGCCGTGCGCTGATCGCTTCCATCACCAGGGCATCGGTCACGACCAGACCGTTGAACCCCATCTGGCGCCGCAGCAGATCGGTGAGGACGGCCTTGGAGAGGGTGGCGGGCTGCTGTGGATCCAGTTCCGGCAGCAACAGGTGGGCCGTCATCACGCTGTCAATGCCGGCGGCAATGGCGGAACGGAATGGGGGCAGTTCCACCTGTTCCAGCCGTTCGCGGCTGTGGGGCAACACCGGCAGGTCGAGATGGGAGTCGCTGGCGGTGTCGCCGTGGCCGGGAAAGTGCTTTGCACAACCGAGCACATCGGCCTGCGATAGCCCCCGCTGAAAAGCTACGGCCAGGGCGCTGGCACTGCTGGGATCCTCGCCCCAGGCCCGCACATTGATGACGGGGTTGGCGGGGTTGTTGTTGACGTCGCATACCGGTCCCAGCACCCAGTTCAGGCCGCAGCGGCGGGCCTGTTCGCCGGTGCAGCGGCCGTAGCGTTCGCTTAGCGCCATGGCGAGCTCGGGGTCGCCCCGGTAGAGGCGGCCAAGGGCTAGGGGCGGCACCAGCCAGCTGGCGCCTTCGAAGCGTTGGCCCACGCCCTCCTCTACGTCTGCGCAGAACAGCAACCGCTGGCTACTCCATCCCTGCAGTTGCTGGGTGCGCTGCTGCAATTCAACGGCGCTGCCCCCCAACAGGATCACGCCGCCGACACCTTCCTGCAGCAGACGCTGGAGTGTGCTGTTGGGCAGTTCCCATTGCGGGTAACGGCGCTGATGGTCGCTGAGATGACCACTGGCCCGCAGCACCAGCAGTTCAGCCACCTGGCGACGCAGGTTGCTACTCGCTGGGCTGTTCATCACTCCCCGGTGGAACCTCTCCTCGTTGCTGCCGTTCATCCTCGAGGCGATTCAGCAGCCCCAGCACGGAGGTGCCGCGTTCCAGACCGCGGTCTAGTTGGAACACCACCTCGGGGGAGCGGCGCATCTGCAGCCGCCGCCCCAGTTCTCCCCGCAGGAAACCGCTGGCGGCCTGAAGACCTTCGAGCACTTGTGCGCGCTCCTGGGCTTCTCCGAAAACGCTCACAAAGATCTTGCAGTGCTGCAGATCGCCGGAGACCTCCACTTCGGTGATGCTCACCATGCCCTGGTGCACCCGTTCGTCCCGGATGCCGTTGATCAATAGTTCACTGACTTCCTTTCGGATGAGCGCGGCAACCCGCTCCACTCGACGCCCCTGTGCCATCACGCCATCGGTGCTGAATTCACCATGGCACGCAGCACAAGTGTGAGGCTGATTCCGCCGCTGATCAGGGCGCCGATCAAGGCGATGGCTGTGACGGGATTGCTCCGGCGTGCGACTAGGGGTTCGGCGACGGAATTCATCACCCCGAGGGTGAAGGCAACCAAGTAGCGGGGGTAACGGGAGACGTTGAGGAAAAACTCCCGCATGGTTCTGGCGAGCTTGGGAATGTGCTGGCTACTCTGCCTGGCCCATGGCTGTTTTGGACATGCTGGAGCTGCATCAATTCCGCCATTCCGCCTTCTGCCTCAAGGTGCGGATGGTGTTGCAGGCCAAAGGACTGAGTTTCCGCACCGTGGAGGTGACCCCTGGCGTTGGGCAGGTGGCCGTGTTCCGGCTGTCCGGGCAACGGCAGGTGCCTGTGCTGGTGGATGGGGAGCAGGTGATTGCCGACTCCAGTGCCATTGCGCTGCACCTGAATCGGCGTGAGCCCGACCCCGCTTTGATGCCGGCTGATCCACGCCAGGCTGCCCAGGTGCATCTGTTGGAGGACTGGGCAGATACCACCCTGGCGATGGCAGGTCGCTCGTCCCTGGTGCAGGCCGCGGCATTAGACGCCGAGCTACGTGTTGCACTGCTGCCCGACGATCTTCCCGATCCCGTGCGTTCGGTGATGGGTGTGATCCCCGGCGGTTGGGTCAGCAACATCACCGAGTTGGTCAACCAGAAGGAACGCACCGAGCTTCTTGCCAGCCTTGAGCAGCTCGCCGCCTCGGTGCAAGCCAGCCCCTGGTTGGTTGGCGACAGCCTCACCCTGGCCGATATCGCCGTGGCAGCCCAGCTGTCGCTGCTTCGCTTCCCCTCGTCCGCGGGTTCGGCCCTGGCTGGCAAGGGTGTGCCGGGGTTGAGCGATCACCCCAAGCTGCAGTCGCTGTTCCAATGGCGTGACCAGCTTGAACTCAAATTGATGGAGCGGACGCTGGAAGAGGTGTGAAGCGCAGTTTGTAGTGGTGCTGAGCAATGGCCTGATCCCGCAGGCTTTCGCCTGGGGAGGCATAGCGCCCTTGCCACTGCTCAGCGCAGATGTCTTCGCCGCAGCGGCTGTAGCGGCTGAGGGTTTCGATTCTGCTCAACCGCGGAGGTCCTGGGGTATGCAAGATCTGCAGCACCAGTTCGTCGGCCAGGAAAGTCTCTGGGTTCGGGCTCTCCTGGCGGCGGCCCGTCACCGTTGTCTCCAGGAACAGGTCGCCTTTCAGTCGAGCGATCTGGCGATTGGCGGAGTCGGGGTCTTCCTCGACCCCCAGCAGCTGCTTCCCGAGCAGGGCTCGGCCAATGGCTGTGGCATTGAAGCTTCGATCGCCGATCAGGCGACCGCGTTGGTCGGCCTGGAACCGTGCCTGGTGGAGCAGAGCTGGATCGCCTGGGGCATCCAGATCAACGCTTTCCACTTGCCAAAGCCCCTCAAACCAGTCGGGATAAACCAGGTCGTCCCGATTCGAGGGCCGCGGCAACGGTGCCGGAAGGCTCCAATCGGGCCAATTGTTCAGCCGGTGCTCAAGGCTGCCTTGAGCCCAGGCGGGGCCGCCACTGAGCAGGATGGTGAGGCCGATCAGCAGCATCCACAACCGCCGTTCCATGTCTGATCCCCTGATCCGTGCCCTTGATGACTATGTGGTGCTGGAGCCCGGCAAGCCGGAGCAGCTGCTCAGCGCTGCAGACACGTTGACATGGCTGAGCGGTTGGTTGCGCTCGCTCGATCAGCTGCCGGCCGATCTTGCCGATCAACCAGATGTTGAATCAGCTGCTCAGCGTTTGATCGACACGGCCTGCGATCTGGAGATCAGCCCCGGGGTGACCTTGCAGTGGTTTGCAGTACGGCTGGAGCCGCCAACGGTTTGATTTCAGTCCATGCGGCGCTGGGTCGGATCTTTCAGCAGGCTCGGAAGCAGCTGCAGAATCCCATCGGCAACCGCGTCCGGGGTTTCGTCGTTGATCACCACCGTGAGATCGGCTTCGGCATAAAGGGGCTGTCGCTTGTTCAGCAGCGCCTTGAGGTCGGCTTCTGGGTCGGCGGTCTGCAACAGCGGACGCACCGTGCTGTCGGCTTTAAGGCGTTGCATCAACTGGTCGGGGACCACATCGAGCCAGATCACGATGCCGCTGTGCAGCACCCCCCAGTTCTCCGGTTGGGTCACCACACCACCGCCGGTGGCCACCACCAGCGAGTGGCGCTGACTGATGGCATTGAGCACCTGGCTTTCCAGGCTGCGGAAGCCTGCTTCGCCATCCCGCTCAAAGATTTCCGGGATGCTGCAGCCCGCTGCCTGTTCGATCACAGCATCAGCATCGAC from Synechococcus sp. UW69 harbors:
- a CDS encoding NAD(P)H-quinone oxidoreductase subunit O, with protein sequence MAESDAAAPAKAKPAALRKGALVRVNKAAYSASLEAAASDPTAPAYIFEGPGELLLVKGEYGQVRWNRPVPDVWLRMDQLEACS
- a CDS encoding TIGR01777 family oxidoreductase — translated: MRLLLFGCTGFVGRELLPLLLQAGHQLTVVSRRLARGYNTERADGRLIWMQLDPSSSSTWADDGLLEALKQADAVVNLAGEPIAEKRWTPAHRQLLETSRLQTTSQLVKAIEACSTPPKVLVNASAIGFYGSSLEQRFLESSKPGNDFLASLCQRWEAAAAAVPSSVRQVTLRIGIVLAADGGALGKMLPVFRTGFGGPIGSGRQWMSWIHRSDLCSLILQSLTDESWSGVINAVAPEPVSMAAFSKQLGRSLGRPSLLPVPGPVLQVLLGDGAKVVLEGQQVASERLDTMNFSFRYPDLASALAAATS
- a CDS encoding lipid-A-disaccharide synthase-related protein, with the protein product MARILLLSNGHGEDLSGALLAQDLQQQGHSVQALPLAGLGSAYRKAHVPLLGRSHEFSTGGIGYTSLQGRLTELLQGQVLYLLRRLMRLLRHRQRFDLILVVGDVIPVIAAWLSHRPVATYLVAYSSHYEGQLRLPWPCAALLKSKRFKAVYSRDQRTAEDLSHQLHRPVTFLGNPFMDSVLTGAATATASGQRIGLLPGSRRPELEQNLQLLLQLMELLPNTPPCSVDLALVPSLDDVSLQRLSNRVGWRLMNGVLHRDGSVSINVRRGAFNAVLQNSDLMIGMAGTAIEQAVGLAKPVLQVPGQGPQFTAAFAEAQRRLLGPTVFCAPGESGSREALKATAELALALLDRFRRDPSFQKQCRVEAKRRLGEAGGGPRMTAAISALLP
- a CDS encoding iron-sulfur cluster assembly accessory protein, with the translated sequence MTSTPDTAPAHTAKDGKGILITEPAMQQLAKLCGEQGDNQVLRVGVRSGGCSGMSYTMDFVPASDTLNDDETYEYMAADGQNFRVICDPKSLLYIYGMQLDFSTALIGGGFNFTNPNASQTCGCGSSFAV
- the zds gene encoding 9,9'-di-cis-zeta-carotene desaturase, whose amino-acid sequence is MRVAIVGSGLAGLSAAVDLVDAGHEVNLYEARPFMGGKVGSWVDEGGNHIEMGLHVFFFNYANLFALMRKVGAFENLLPKQHTHLFVNKGGDLRELDFRFPIGAPFNGLKAFFTTPQLSWIDKLRNALALGTSPIVRGLVDYEGAMRTIRALDSVSFQDWFVGHGGSPESIRRMWNPVAYALGFIDCEAISARCMLTIFMMFAAKTEASKLNLLKGSPHRWLTGPIFDYIQQRGGKLHLRHRVKQVEFSEGEVPEITGLQLGTPEGDIRVEADAYLAACDVPGIQKLLPEAWNRYPQFEAIHQLEAVPVATVQLRYDGWVTELGDAQEAQRRDVATPTGLNNLLYTADADFSCFADLALASPEDYRKEGEGSLLQCVLTPGDPWIPKSVDEIVAHTDRQVRELFPSARNLKLTWSNVVKLAQSLYREAPGMEPYRPEQRTPISNFFLAGSYTRQDYIDSMEGATMSGHLAAAAILDRPVKLATNAAVA
- a CDS encoding SRPBCC family protein, giving the protein MGRWLEHTVTTEVQAPAAKVWEVWSDLEAMPRWMRWIESVKPLEDPDLTDWTLAAQGFRFSWKARITQRVEAQQLHWQSVGGLPTKGAVRFYPEADDRTVVKLSVAYELPRVLAPLMEPSILGGIVTKELQANLDRFRDLVEAGG
- a CDS encoding uroporphyrinogen-III synthase, whose product is MSHPLKSRTVIVTRAADQQGAARQLLEQRGATVLDLPALVIGPPDHWGPLDDALEELESFHWLVFSSANGVQAVEQRLQRMGRCLARRPASLKIAAVGRKTAQVLENLGAAADFVPPSFVADSLIDHFPVSGWGLKMLLPRVQSGGRTLLADAFGEAGVRVVEVAAYESGCPSSMPDPTAAALDEGSVDAIAFSSGKTAEHTAQLLEQRFGPGWAKRLEGVKVISIGPQTSRSCRQCFGRVDSEADPHDLEGLAEACAQAMQKS
- a CDS encoding glycosyltransferase family 2 protein, producing MLSLSMIVRDEEARLGECLRSVQGFADELVVVDTGSSDATVAIAEAAGARVEHITWPGDFAPARNQAMEFLNGDWVLVLDADEQLRPEAIPALKALMAQPDVLVINLLRYEVGAAMAPYSSVSRLFRRHPSIHWSRPYHSMIDDSVRALLETEPHWRIADCSEPSILHDGYRPELLEGSDKADRLRQAMEDDLRDRPGDPYASAKLGGLLISEGKTDQAIPLLQSGLKQCDAASAERYELLLHLGLALTPSDPAQAVRCYRQALEIPLDTRVSLGARLNLAARLMEQGDLEEAISLTHTAAQRAPEVALAWYNLGLMQRRRGDLAAALEAYGRALALDPNNAACHQNNAVAQLLGGNIDAARSSFIRAISLLQAQGQSDAADQLREKVQGVVKLNGEAVA